A genome region from Sciurus carolinensis chromosome 19, mSciCar1.2, whole genome shotgun sequence includes the following:
- the LOC124971196 gene encoding zinc finger protein 286A-like — RSEDCGKAFNKKSALSKQKNHAGEKPYTCNECGKAFIYISKLTEHQRVHSDGRPYKCIESEKDFKHTSGLTQHQRIHTGEKPYTCKECGKAFIQISHLNQHQRIHSSETPYEYKQCGKGFKYTTQLIRHQSIHNGEKPYKCTKCGKGFVKISNLTDHQRIHSDERPYKCKECGKGFKCISALVRHQRIHRD; from the coding sequence AGAAGTGAAGATTGTGGTAAAGCCTTTAATAAAAAGTCAGCCCTTAGTAAACAGAAGAAtcatgctggagagaagccctatacttgtaatgaatgtggaaaagcaTTTATTTACATCTCAAAACTTACTGAGCACCAGAGGGTTCATAGTGATGGGAGACCGTACAAATGTATAGAaagtgaaaaagattttaaacaCACCTCaggccttactcaacaccagaggattcatactggagagaaaccctacacatgtaaagaatgtggaaaagcatttattcaaatctCACATCTTAATcagcaccagagaattcacaGTTCTGAGACACCATATGAATATAAgcaatgtggcaaaggctttaagtataCTACACAACTCATTAGACACCAGAGCATTCATaatggagagaagccctacaaatgtacaaaatgtggGAAAGGATTTGTAAAAATTTCAAACTTGACTGatcaccagaggattcatagtgatgagagaccatataaatgtaaggaatgtggcaaaggctttaagtgtaTTAGTGCCCTTGTtagacaccagagaattcacagggat